Genomic segment of Streptosporangium sp. NBC_01755:
CGATCGACCCCAGGGTGACCGGGGCGGTGAACCGCCAGTGGCGCCGCATCGAGAGGTGGCTCGCGGCCAACGCCCCAGAGAGCCTTCGCACGCTGGGCAGGCCCGCCAGGGCCCGCACGATCGCCGTCGCCGAGGCGCAGATGGGCCTGCGCTTCCCCGACGACCTGCGTGCCTCCCTGCTACGGCACGACGGGGCCCGCCTCGTGGACGACACCTGGCCGTTCGGCTTCATCGGTAACCGGAACCAGGGGGTTCGCGGGATCCGTGACACCTGGCGGCGGCTCTGCGGGACGGACGGGGAGGACATCGGCGTCGAGGTCGGCATCGACTCGCGGGCGGAATGGTGGGACGGGCGGATGATCCCGTTCGGCGCCAACGGAAGCGGTGACCACCTGGTGATCGACTCCGTGGCGCGCGACGTCGGGCGGACCGATCACGAGGGTCGGATGAGCTTCACGCCCGGCGGCATCCGGATCCGCTCGTACTACGGCCTGCTGAAGGCGACGGCGAACGCCCTGGAGACCGGCGGGTCCGTGGGCCACTGGAAACCCAAGGTGACCGGTGGCGAGCTGGACTGGGACGTCGTGCAGTCGTGATCGCCGCCGGACGGGCCGTCGCGGACCCCGGCTTCCGGGGAAGCCTCCAGAAAGGCCCCGGAGGCGGATCGATGTCCCTCCCGCCCGCGAGAGCAACACGCGGGGACTCCCAGGAAAGCCCCACGGACCCGCTTCGCGGCCATTGCGAAGAACATGAAGAACGAAGGACATGAAGAACGAAGGACATGAAAAACCCCGCCCCTTCGAGAAAGGGGCGGGGTTCGAAAGCCGATGGGCCGTGCTGCTCCCGGGTGCCGCGAACTACTTCTTCGGCGGGACCGGCTTGCCGCCTGGCAGGACGGTGGGCGGGGGGAAGCGCAGCTTGCGGATCTGCAGCGCGCGCATGGCGGCGTAGAAGCCGACACCCTTGAGGCTCTCGCCGGGGAACTTCTCGGCGGCGAGCTTCTTCACCTTCCAGGACACCCAGATCGAGGTGAGCAGCACGCCGACCATCATGATCGGCCAGCCGATCGTGATCACGGCGACGTAGACGTAGCCGCGGACCTCAGTCGGGAAGGGGATCCAGGTGAGCAGCAGGATCAGCAGGGAGAACGGCAGGAAGTACTGGCTGACGACGCGGCGGGAGTCGACCCAGTCGCGCGCGAACTTCCTGACGGGCCCCTTGTCGCGGACGGGAAGGTAACGCTCGTCGCCGCGGAGCATCCCCTCGCGCGCCTTGACGCGGTCGTTCGCCTGGCGCTCGCGGAGTTGCCGGTAGGCCTCTTTGCGGTTGCTGGGGGCGTTCACCGGCTGCCGGCGACGGCCTTCGGCGTCCCGTCGCTTGGGTGTGGGACGCCCCTTGCCCGCAGGCTTAGGATCGTTAGCGGAGGCGGGGGAGTCGTCCGCGGTGGTCTGGGTACGTCGGAACACAACGTCAGCCTACCGGGACTGCAACTTAGTGACGCCCCCGCGCGTTATGCGTAGGGTGAACCCTATGGTGGCTCCGGTGCTTTTCGGGGGGCTGGAATCACTTGGGGTGACCCGAAGCGCACTTGAAGAAGGGGACGGCCGACGCGCATGAGCGTGATGAAGAGACTTTCGCTGATCTTCAGGTCCAAGGCGAACAACGCGTTGGACAAGATGGAGGATCCTCGCGAGACCCTGGACTACTCATATCAGCGCCAGCTGGAGTTGTTGCAGAAGGTGCGCCGGGGTGTGGCGGACGTCGCCACCTCGCGTAAACGCGTGGAGCTTCAGATCAACCAGATCGAGGCGCAGTCGCGCAAGCTTGAGGAGCAGGGCCGTAAGGCGCTCGGGGTCGGTCGCGAGGACCTGGCCCGCGAGGCGCTGACCCGCCGCGGCAGCCTGCAGACCCAGATCGCCGACCTCCGCGTGCAGCACGACAACCTTCAGGCCGAGGAGGAGAAGCTCACCACGGCCTCCCACCGGCTGCAGGCCAAGGTCGACTCCTTCCGTACCAGGAAGGAGACGATCAAGGCGACCTACACCGCGGCCGAGGCGCAGACGCGGATCAACGAGGCCTTCTCCGGCATCTCCGAGGAGATGGGCGACGTCGGTCTGGCGATCCAGCGCGCCGAGGACAAGACGGCCTCCATGCAGGCCCGCGCGGGTGCCATCGACGAACTGCTGGCCAGCGGCGCACTCGACGACTTCAGCGGGCAGCGTGGCGACGACATCCAGGCCGAGCTCGACCGTATGGGCGGCGGCCACGATGTGGAGCTGGAGATCGCCCGGATGAAGGCCGAACTCGGCCAGGGCGCCGGGCCCCAGGGGGCGATCACGCCCGGTCCGGCCCAGCAGCAGCCCGAGCCTCAGCAGCAACCACAGTCCAACCAGACGCAGCAGCTGCGCCAGCCAGGGGAGGGCCTGTGATCGTCCGCATCATGGGGGAGGGGCAGATCGACATCGCCCCCGCCGACCTTGACGTGCTCAACGCCCTGGACGCCGAACTGGAGGCCGCCATCGAGGCGGGCGAGGAGGAGGCATTCCGTACGCGGTTGCACGCCCTGCTCGACAAGGTCCGCCATGTCGGCAAGGCGCTGCCCGACGACAGCCTGGAGTCCTCGGAGCTGATTTTGCCTCCGGCCGACGCTTCCATGGAAGAAGTTCGGGAGATGCTCGGCAATGAGGGGCTGATTCCCGGATAGCCTGGTCATATGGTACAAACCCGGTTCGCCCCGGACCGGGGCCTGACCAGGCGCATGGTGATC
This window contains:
- a CDS encoding PspA/IM30 family protein, which encodes MSVMKRLSLIFRSKANNALDKMEDPRETLDYSYQRQLELLQKVRRGVADVATSRKRVELQINQIEAQSRKLEEQGRKALGVGREDLAREALTRRGSLQTQIADLRVQHDNLQAEEEKLTTASHRLQAKVDSFRTRKETIKATYTAAEAQTRINEAFSGISEEMGDVGLAIQRAEDKTASMQARAGAIDELLASGALDDFSGQRGDDIQAELDRMGGGHDVELEIARMKAELGQGAGPQGAITPGPAQQQPEPQQQPQSNQTQQLRQPGEGL
- a CDS encoding DUF3043 domain-containing protein — its product is MFRRTQTTADDSPASANDPKPAGKGRPTPKRRDAEGRRRQPVNAPSNRKEAYRQLRERQANDRVKAREGMLRGDERYLPVRDKGPVRKFARDWVDSRRVVSQYFLPFSLLILLLTWIPFPTEVRGYVYVAVITIGWPIMMVGVLLTSIWVSWKVKKLAAEKFPGESLKGVGFYAAMRALQIRKLRFPPPTVLPGGKPVPPKK
- the pspAA gene encoding PspA-associated protein PspAA, whose product is MIVRIMGEGQIDIAPADLDVLNALDAELEAAIEAGEEEAFRTRLHALLDKVRHVGKALPDDSLESSELILPPADASMEEVREMLGNEGLIPG